TTCGTGGCCGGCTGGCTCATGTTGCTGCAGTATCTCACGTCGCCCGACATGGTCTTCATCATGGGTGCCGAGGCGCTGAGCACCTACGTGCCGCAGATTCCGGTCTGGGGCTGGTGCCTCATCTTCCTCGTCTTCGTCTTCGTCGTCGCGTCACGCGGCATGAGCACGACGATGTTCGTCAACCGGATCGCGCTCATCCTCGAGTTCATCGTGCTCGGCATGTTCATCGTGTTCGGCGTGGTCTACATCATCGGACACCCCGAGACGAGCGGCTTCTCGCTGACCGCCCTGTTCAATCCCAATACCTTCTCGGTATCTGACGTCATGGGCGCCGCCTCGCTGGCGGTGTTCTCGTTCGTGGGCTTCGGGTGCGTGGCGACGCTCACCGACGAGGCGAAGGACGAGCGCCACGGGCCGTCGCGCGCGATGATGATCATGGTCATCATCCTCGTGGCCATCTTCGTCCTGACGTGCTTTATCGCCACCTGCGTCGATCCGTCGGGCCAGATTTGCAAGAACGACGAGAACAACGGCTTCTACCATATCGCCGAGCTCGTGGGCGGCAAGTGGTTTGGCGTCGTCTGTGCCGTGTCCGTGGCCTTGGCCCAGGGCGTCTTCACCGGCTTGGTCGCGACGGTGTCCGTATCGCGCATCCTCTACGTCATGGGCAAGAGCGGGTCGCTTCCCGGCGTCTTGGCCAAGATCGAGGAGAAGCGCCAGGTGCCCATCGTCGCCACGTGCTTCGTGTCGGCCCTCTCGCTTGTCCTGCTCGCGCCCTTCCTGTTCATCGGCATGGAGGGATTGGGCAAGGTCGTGAACTTCGGTGCGCTTTCCACGTACTTTCTGCTTAACCTCTGCGTGGTCGTATGGTTCTGGTTCAAGAAGAAGGATCACGGCAATCCCGGACGTTTTCTGGTCTGCCCCATCTTGGGCATGATTGTGGTCTTTGCGTTGCTGCTCTCACTTGATGTGCCCGCCAAGATCATCGGCGTCGTGTGGATAGCCATCGGCATCGTGTACTACCTGGTCATGACACGCGCTCTGCACCGCGAGATTACCATGGAGTGAGCAGGTGGAAAACGTGTCACAGGCGCTTGGTACTCTCGGTTTGTCGTTCAGTTCAAACGAAGGAGAAACATCATGGGCGTCTTGTCGGCATTACTCGCAGGTTCCAGCGCGATGGCGTGGTTCGTCATCATCATGATGCTCGCGATTCTGTTTTGCGGGCCTTCGAAGTGAGGGGATACGGGGGCGTGACAAGGGGGACGGGGGTTCTGTCACATCCATGGATGTGACAGAACCCCCGTCCCCCTTGTCACGAAAACGCCGTGCGAAGATGCCTCCTACAGCTCGAAAATCTGGCCTGCGTAGGTTGCCTCGACGATGTCGGGGAGCTCCTCCTGCAGGATTTCGAGCGCATGCTCTCCCGTGCAATGGCCGGTGTAGATCTTGTCGATGCCAAGCTCGCGGATGGTTTGCGCAAGGGCGTGTACTTCGTCATCTTCGCGCAGGAACAGGTGCAATCCGCCGACGAGCGTGCGGATGGGCTTGCCGGGAAACGCAGCACGCGCCTCGTTGATGATGGTCTCGATGCCTCCGTGGGAGCAGCTGTTGAAGATGACGAGTCCCGCGGGCGTCTCGATGATGAGGCTCTGCTCGTGGTCGAATCCGTCGCCGACGAGCCCGTCATCGGTCTTCAGGTAGAGGTGCTCGCGCTCGCCGATCTTGTCGAGCCCCTTTGTGCTGTGGCCCAGGAGCCATGCGCCGGACGCGAATTGCAGGGCATCGTCGACGCGCTCGATACGT
This window of the Coriobacteriaceae bacterium genome carries:
- a CDS encoding APC family permease — encoded protein: MTDTKDAAPKTDASVQGDSPAATQTADASSSQGDAGFKRTVGVFDMVVYGLIFMVPIATFSLFGGVSNASGGMPALAYFVAFIGMFFSVLSFGVMIGTFPSSGSIYTYTSKSIGKGLGFVAGWLMLLQYLTSPDMVFIMGAEALSTYVPQIPVWGWCLIFLVFVFVVASRGMSTTMFVNRIALILEFIVLGMFIVFGVVYIIGHPETSGFSLTALFNPNTFSVSDVMGAASLAVFSFVGFGCVATLTDEAKDERHGPSRAMMIMVIILVAIFVLTCFIATCVDPSGQICKNDENNGFYHIAELVGGKWFGVVCAVSVALAQGVFTGLVATVSVSRILYVMGKSGSLPGVLAKIEEKRQVPIVATCFVSALSLVLLAPFLFIGMEGLGKVVNFGALSTYFLLNLCVVVWFWFKKKDHGNPGRFLVCPILGMIVVFALLLSLDVPAKIIGVVWIAIGIVYYLVMTRALHREITME
- a CDS encoding MBL fold metallo-hydrolase, with product MKTTILVDNDAQKGLGCEWGFSALIETDDATILLDSGASGLFAQNAQALGIDLSDVDYCVLSHAHYDHADGFGDFFAINDHAPLLIQDACEEVCWSDAKGDMKYIGIQRGLLEQQASRIERVDDALQFASGAWLLGHSTKGLDKIGEREHLYLKTDDGLVGDGFDHEQSLIIETPAGLVIFNSCSHGGIETIINEARAAFPGKPIRTLVGGLHLFLREDDEVHALAQTIRELGIDKIYTGHCTGEHALEILQEELPDIVEATYAGQIFEL